The following are encoded in a window of Streptomyces sp. Go-475 genomic DNA:
- a CDS encoding SsgA family sporulation/cell division regulator: MSNPFSDAADEIPVTHEVVVHVALADQPPVPLPAELRYDRIDPYAVCLSPGATSTGTVDWVFARSLLSEGLHRPVGVGDVLVIPRHRCHRHSVRVVV; the protein is encoded by the coding sequence ATGAGCAATCCGTTTTCCGATGCCGCCGACGAGATACCGGTCACGCACGAAGTCGTGGTGCACGTCGCCCTCGCGGACCAGCCGCCTGTGCCACTGCCCGCGGAACTGCGCTACGACAGGATCGACCCCTACGCCGTGTGCCTCTCCCCCGGAGCGACGTCGACCGGCACGGTCGACTGGGTGTTCGCCCGCAGCCTGCTGTCGGAGGGCCTGCACAGACCGGTGGGCGTCGGAGACGTCCTGGTGATACCCCGGCACCGCTGCCACCGGCACTCGGTGCGCGTGGTCGTCTGA
- a CDS encoding helix-turn-helix domain-containing protein codes for MAQKNAEQGEMAGAPAPDEESFAGNVLTTATVPAHRRRAYWREALSRTFGAVDMSVPREVNSGTIRTAPLGRLQVTTVDGDPLEARRTPRLIAQGDEEQYVVVKLLSKGNARLQQDTGDVALRQGEVFLYDLARPVRLIFGECFQTKSLVVPRQVLGLSESDLRHLTASPLGSDTALGGLLSTCLARLADEAGTYRAHTGESIARNVVDILTVLADERLGRISTGTPSGDAALLLRIRAFIGRHLEDPDLSPKTIAHAHHISVRYLHKLFEREGTTVSRWIQSRRLEGCLRDLGRRENTGLTVAAVARRWGFTSAAHFSRVFRAAYGMSPSEWRDVHQPESALPSQATVGTFPEKVVV; via the coding sequence GTGGCTCAGAAGAATGCAGAGCAGGGGGAGATGGCGGGCGCACCGGCACCCGACGAGGAAAGCTTCGCAGGCAACGTACTCACCACGGCGACAGTGCCAGCCCACCGACGACGCGCCTACTGGCGCGAGGCCCTGTCCCGGACCTTCGGCGCCGTGGACATGTCGGTCCCCCGAGAGGTGAACTCGGGAACCATCCGTACGGCTCCGCTCGGTCGGCTCCAAGTCACCACGGTGGACGGTGATCCGCTGGAGGCCCGGCGCACGCCGCGGCTCATCGCCCAGGGCGACGAGGAGCAGTACGTCGTGGTGAAGCTGCTGAGCAAGGGCAACGCCCGGCTCCAGCAGGACACCGGCGACGTCGCCCTGCGGCAAGGGGAGGTCTTCCTCTACGACCTGGCGCGCCCGGTCCGGCTGATCTTCGGTGAGTGCTTCCAGACCAAGTCCCTCGTGGTACCCCGGCAGGTGCTGGGCCTGAGCGAGTCGGACCTGCGGCACCTCACGGCGTCTCCTCTGGGCTCCGACACGGCGCTGGGCGGGCTGCTGTCCACCTGTCTGGCTCGGCTCGCGGACGAGGCCGGAACGTACCGTGCGCACACCGGCGAGTCGATCGCCCGTAATGTGGTGGACATCCTGACCGTGCTGGCCGACGAGCGGCTCGGCAGGATCTCCACCGGGACCCCGAGCGGCGACGCGGCGCTCCTGCTGCGAATCCGGGCATTCATCGGGCGGCATCTCGAAGACCCGGATCTGTCCCCGAAGACCATCGCCCACGCCCACCACATTTCCGTGCGCTACCTGCACAAACTGTTCGAGCGCGAGGGCACCACGGTCAGCCGGTGGATCCAGAGTCGCCGACTGGAGGGGTGCCTGAGGGATCTGGGCCGCAGGGAGAACACGGGTCTCACCGTGGCGGCGGTGGCACGCCGGTGGGGCTTTACCAGTGCCGCCCATTTCAGCCGCGTATTCCGGGCCGCCTATGGGATGTCCCCCAGTGAATGGCGGGACGTCCACCAGCCGGAATCTGCTCTTCCTTCTCAGGCAACAGTCGGTACGTTCCCGGAGAAGGTGGTCGTATGA
- a CDS encoding LuxR family transcriptional regulator: MDRFTKRLLVGGTGAAQAPVRGRDEELAFLDARLDALARGLGGVVCVEGAPGSGKSRLLAEGHAAAVRRGFRTFLGGADPDEHFIPLGPLLDGLQSGVEPLLDAEKLRELSTAPDQRFWLLQELQDRLEQMALDRPLLIVLDDLQWCDDLTLLAVRTLSARLSSHAILWLVAVRSGIASPLVRGALDRLRQAGGYELCLGPLTDEAVAQIAEDVLGAMPDSEVLRVARRAEGLPLLLVEMLGGLRDEDFVSVADDVARLSGEAIPARLMSTVGRRIDLLSAPARDVVQTASAVGRSVTVDLLAELLGRPAAALLTAVREALDSELLVERDGRLYFRHDLIREAVEAGLPDSVRRALRRHAADVLLAQGAPAVETATLLADSAEVGDRLAVERLRTAAAELASTASTPAAELSCRALELAPEDAPERPAIVAETILLLWQSGQAASAKALGASTLPGIFRPEDEAQVRMGLARLSSQFDFMEAVRQARAGAALPGLPAPLRAQLLALLCLNLANIGDMTACAHAVTEALYAAAQAGDRAAEATALAVDSVVLFYRMDWGAAFRQADRAAALATDLGIAHSLWVPEALWKAFLLNAAGRAGEALAESEAGVRDTRRQGQAAAMLLWLMNRSRALLDAGRLADARAEAEAASAMVDELGMGNFADATLLYTLVRVAVHTNDQEAARMYAAQAERMLTDEAPLVRNVGSWMTALVADFEGRPERAMQLLDEAAVAIPEQRPSLASPDDPADAPVFVRMALRAGAHKKAEEAVRVAERRAKRNPDFTILAASAAHARGLLDNDLAHLLRAVRLYDGCPRLLPRASALEDAGRKLAATRASEAVPYFDTALALYTEAGAERDAARVRSRLRAAGVRRRTTSTGTVKGWPELTVSEVGVVRLVAQGLTNRQVAERLSLSPHTVSSHLRRAFTKLDITSRVELTHLVGARDSGE; the protein is encoded by the coding sequence GTGGACCGGTTCACGAAGCGGCTCCTTGTCGGGGGAACGGGTGCCGCGCAGGCACCGGTGCGCGGCCGGGACGAGGAACTGGCATTCCTCGACGCACGACTTGACGCCCTCGCCCGTGGCCTCGGCGGGGTCGTCTGTGTCGAGGGCGCGCCGGGCAGTGGCAAGAGCCGGCTCCTGGCGGAGGGACACGCCGCCGCGGTGCGGCGCGGCTTTCGCACGTTCCTGGGCGGCGCGGATCCCGACGAACACTTCATACCGCTCGGCCCGCTGCTGGACGGGCTGCAGTCCGGCGTCGAACCTCTGCTCGACGCCGAGAAGTTGCGGGAGCTCTCCACGGCCCCTGACCAGCGGTTCTGGCTGCTCCAGGAACTGCAGGACCGGCTGGAGCAGATGGCTCTCGACAGGCCGCTGCTCATTGTCCTCGACGACCTTCAGTGGTGCGACGACCTGACCCTTCTCGCTGTGCGCACCCTCTCGGCCAGGCTGTCGTCGCACGCGATCCTTTGGCTGGTGGCCGTTCGCAGCGGGATCGCGAGCCCCTTGGTGCGGGGCGCGCTGGACCGACTGCGACAGGCCGGCGGGTATGAGCTGTGCCTCGGGCCGCTCACGGACGAGGCGGTGGCGCAGATCGCCGAGGACGTCCTGGGCGCCATGCCCGACTCCGAGGTCCTGAGAGTCGCCCGCCGCGCGGAGGGCCTGCCGCTGCTGCTGGTGGAGATGCTCGGCGGGCTGCGGGACGAGGACTTCGTCAGCGTCGCGGACGACGTGGCCCGGCTGTCGGGCGAAGCCATTCCAGCCCGTCTCATGTCCACAGTCGGGCGCCGCATCGATCTGCTGTCCGCACCGGCCCGCGACGTCGTGCAGACCGCGTCCGCCGTGGGCCGCTCGGTCACCGTGGATCTGCTGGCCGAACTGCTCGGGAGACCGGCCGCCGCACTGCTCACAGCGGTGCGGGAGGCCCTCGACTCCGAGCTGCTGGTCGAACGGGACGGGCGTCTGTACTTCCGCCACGACCTGATCCGCGAGGCGGTCGAAGCCGGGCTGCCGGATTCCGTACGCCGGGCCCTGCGCCGTCATGCCGCCGACGTGCTGCTGGCACAGGGTGCGCCCGCTGTGGAGACCGCCACGCTCCTGGCCGACAGCGCGGAGGTCGGTGACCGTCTGGCCGTCGAGCGGCTGCGTACCGCTGCGGCGGAACTCGCGTCCACCGCGTCCACGCCGGCGGCCGAACTCAGCTGTCGGGCCCTGGAGCTGGCCCCCGAGGACGCGCCGGAACGGCCCGCGATCGTTGCCGAAACGATCCTTCTGTTGTGGCAGAGCGGGCAGGCCGCGAGTGCCAAGGCGCTCGGTGCCTCGACCCTGCCCGGGATCTTCCGCCCCGAGGACGAGGCACAGGTGCGCATGGGACTGGCGCGCCTGTCCAGCCAGTTCGACTTCATGGAAGCGGTCCGGCAGGCCCGTGCCGGGGCTGCGCTGCCCGGTCTGCCGGCACCGCTACGAGCCCAGCTTCTGGCGCTGCTGTGCCTCAACCTGGCGAACATCGGGGACATGACGGCATGCGCCCACGCCGTGACCGAGGCGCTGTACGCCGCTGCGCAGGCGGGGGACCGGGCCGCCGAGGCCACCGCGCTGGCCGTCGACTCGGTCGTGCTCTTCTACCGGATGGACTGGGGTGCGGCGTTCCGGCAGGCGGACCGGGCCGCCGCACTGGCGACCGACCTCGGCATCGCCCACTCCCTGTGGGTGCCGGAAGCACTGTGGAAGGCGTTCCTGCTGAACGCGGCAGGCCGGGCCGGTGAGGCGCTCGCGGAGTCCGAGGCCGGCGTCCGGGACACCCGGCGCCAGGGCCAGGCCGCCGCGATGCTCCTGTGGCTCATGAACCGCTCCCGCGCACTTCTGGACGCCGGGCGGCTGGCGGACGCCCGGGCCGAGGCGGAAGCCGCGTCGGCGATGGTCGACGAACTGGGCATGGGCAATTTCGCCGACGCCACACTCCTGTACACCCTGGTGCGTGTCGCCGTCCACACCAACGATCAGGAGGCAGCCCGCATGTACGCGGCCCAGGCCGAGCGGATGCTCACGGACGAGGCGCCGCTCGTCCGCAATGTCGGCTCCTGGATGACGGCACTGGTGGCGGACTTCGAGGGCCGGCCCGAAAGGGCCATGCAACTGCTCGACGAAGCGGCCGTGGCGATCCCCGAGCAGCGCCCCTCCCTCGCCAGCCCCGACGACCCCGCTGACGCCCCTGTCTTCGTGCGCATGGCCCTGCGGGCCGGCGCCCACAAGAAGGCCGAAGAGGCCGTCCGCGTGGCGGAGCGACGCGCCAAGCGCAACCCCGACTTCACCATCCTGGCGGCATCGGCCGCTCACGCGCGCGGCCTGCTCGACAACGACCTCGCTCACCTCCTGCGTGCCGTCCGCCTGTACGACGGCTGCCCCCGGCTGCTGCCCCGTGCGTCGGCGCTGGAGGACGCCGGGCGCAAGCTGGCCGCCACCCGTGCGTCGGAAGCCGTGCCCTACTTCGACACCGCCCTCGCCCTCTACACGGAGGCGGGCGCCGAGCGCGACGCCGCGCGCGTCCGCAGCCGCCTGCGGGCCGCCGGCGTCCGGCGCCGCACCACGTCCACGGGAACCGTGAAGGGCTGGCCTGAGCTGACCGTCTCGGAAGTCGGTGTGGTGCGGCTCGTCGCTCAGGGACTGACCAACCGGCAGGTCGCCGAGCGTCTCTCCCTCTCGCCGCACACGGTGAGCTCGCACCTGCGACGGGCCTTCACCAAGCTCGACATCACCTCACGGGTGGAGCTGACCCACCTGGTCGGCGCCCGTGACAGCGGAGAGTAA